Proteins encoded within one genomic window of Sphingomonas sp. KRR8:
- a CDS encoding glycoside hydrolase family 16 protein encodes MITALLLAAAAPVAAPADDGYRLVWFDEFAGSTVDRSKWDFDVDCAGGGNEERQCYTARPVNASVRNGLLTITARRERSTGRASMAGQSDGSPPRLATKEYTSARLVTRGKAAWRYGRVEVRARLPLGQGSWPAIWMLPEEWHYGPWPLSGEIDIMEAVNLGTPCAECRGGRENHVLGTIHFGARPPGNKYLSTNTELDGAVDGFHTYRVDWTPQTIDWFVDGRHYAHRALGEWSTPASSEPHAPFDRPFHLILNLAIGGHLPEGRNLKGVSGGFPRTMQVDWVRVWQRPAS; translated from the coding sequence GTGATCACCGCGCTGCTGCTTGCCGCTGCGGCACCCGTGGCCGCTCCCGCCGACGACGGCTACCGGCTGGTCTGGTTCGATGAATTCGCCGGGTCGACGGTGGATCGCAGCAAGTGGGACTTTGATGTCGACTGCGCCGGCGGCGGCAATGAGGAGCGGCAGTGCTACACCGCTCGCCCCGTCAATGCGTCGGTCCGCAACGGGCTGCTGACCATAACCGCCCGGCGCGAGCGCTCGACCGGCCGGGCGAGCATGGCTGGCCAGTCGGATGGCTCGCCGCCGCGCCTGGCCACCAAGGAGTATACCTCGGCGCGCCTGGTCACTCGCGGGAAGGCGGCATGGCGCTACGGCCGGGTCGAGGTCCGCGCCCGGCTGCCGCTGGGGCAGGGCAGCTGGCCCGCAATCTGGATGCTGCCGGAGGAATGGCATTACGGTCCCTGGCCGCTGTCGGGCGAGATCGACATCATGGAAGCGGTCAACCTCGGCACCCCATGCGCCGAATGCCGCGGAGGTCGCGAGAACCATGTGCTGGGCACCATCCACTTCGGCGCCCGTCCACCGGGCAACAAGTATCTCTCGACCAACACCGAGCTCGACGGCGCGGTCGACGGGTTCCACACCTACCGTGTCGACTGGACGCCCCAGACGATCGACTGGTTCGTCGACGGCCGCCACTATGCGCACAGGGCGCTCGGCGAATGGTCGACTCCCGCGTCCAGTGAGCCCCACGCGCCGTTCGACCGGCCCTTTCACCTCATCCTCAACCTGGCGATCGGCGGACATCTGCCCGAGGGCCGCAACCTCAAGGGCGTATCCGGCGGTTTCCCGAGGACCATGCAGGTCGACTGGGTCCGCGTCTGGCAACGTCCGGCGAGCTGA
- the hrpB gene encoding ATP-dependent helicase HrpB produces the protein MTLPIHAVLPDLLAALRSRPRALLIAPPGAGKTTQVAPTLLTEPWCGGQILLLVPRRLAARAAAEFVARQLGEEPGGTIGYQTRLDSRVGKATRVIAMTHGVYLSRIQADPELSGVSAVLFDEVHERSLDSDLALALTLDAAGALREDLRILAMSATLDGERFGALLSDPPRIESEGRSHPLTLQHIGRDSALRIEPQVAAACRRALAEIDGSLLAFLPGVAEIERTAEALGVLPPNVVLHRLHGQVDPRDQRAALARPEPGTRKLVLATSIAETSVTIEDVRIVVDSGLARRPRYDREAGLTRLVTERASRAAVTQRAGRAARQAPGVAIRLWEEAATNALPAHDPPEILEADLTSLLLTTLLWGEPDPQRLPFLDPPPAAALAEARRRLMSLDAIDADGRVTEHGRQIARLPLEPRLAHMLIEGAARGFGSVAAEAALLLTERGLGGNEPDLERRSQRWRGDRGKRADAARGLARRWERQLPPSRADGGDRPAPDVSRGEALAMSIALAFPDRLSRRRDGSGERWQSVGGRGFRLDPSSSLSSASWLAVAEVAGSAAGARILSAAALDEEAVLALFGDRVVTGHDGVFDPATGAVTPTRSRRLGSIRLSSGPDPRPDPEAIAAALVEGVRTYGLHLLSWGETATALRHRAAFAAAHDPTVPALDDSTLLQRLDEWLPPLVAGKRRLSDIGDATLRQAFEGLLGYEGKRHVDRLAPVDFVSPAGSHHAIDYGAAGGPAVEVRAQALYGLRNHPTVAGGRVPLTLAITSPAGRPIQTSRDLPSFWVGSWREVAKEMRGRYPRHPWPDDPASAAPTLRAKPRS, from the coding sequence GTGACCCTGCCGATCCATGCTGTCCTGCCCGACCTGCTCGCTGCGCTCCGGAGCCGTCCGCGCGCGCTGCTGATCGCGCCGCCGGGTGCGGGCAAGACCACCCAAGTGGCGCCAACACTGCTGACTGAACCGTGGTGCGGCGGGCAGATACTGCTGCTCGTGCCCCGGCGGCTGGCGGCACGGGCGGCGGCGGAGTTCGTGGCGCGGCAACTGGGCGAGGAACCCGGCGGCACCATCGGCTACCAGACGCGGCTCGACAGCCGGGTCGGCAAGGCCACCCGCGTGATCGCGATGACGCACGGCGTCTATCTGTCGCGGATCCAGGCCGATCCCGAGCTATCTGGCGTGTCGGCGGTGCTATTCGACGAGGTGCACGAGCGCAGCCTCGACAGCGATCTCGCGCTCGCCCTGACGCTCGACGCGGCGGGCGCGCTGCGGGAGGACCTCAGGATCCTGGCGATGTCCGCGACGCTCGACGGCGAGCGCTTCGGGGCGCTGCTAAGCGATCCACCCCGCATCGAGAGCGAGGGCCGAAGCCATCCCCTCACCCTGCAGCACATTGGCCGCGATTCGGCCTTGCGGATCGAGCCGCAGGTCGCCGCCGCCTGCCGCCGCGCCTTGGCCGAGATCGACGGTTCGCTGCTCGCCTTCCTGCCCGGCGTCGCCGAGATCGAGCGGACCGCGGAGGCGCTAGGCGTCCTGCCGCCGAACGTCGTACTCCATCGCCTGCACGGCCAGGTCGACCCACGGGACCAGCGCGCCGCACTGGCCAGGCCCGAGCCAGGCACCCGCAAGCTGGTGCTGGCGACCAGCATCGCCGAAACCAGCGTGACGATCGAGGACGTGCGGATCGTGGTGGACAGCGGGCTTGCCCGGCGACCGCGCTATGACCGCGAGGCCGGGCTGACGCGGCTGGTGACCGAGCGGGCGAGCAGGGCGGCGGTGACGCAGCGCGCCGGCCGCGCCGCGCGACAGGCGCCGGGCGTGGCGATCCGCTTGTGGGAGGAAGCGGCGACCAACGCCCTGCCCGCGCATGACCCGCCCGAAATCCTCGAGGCGGACCTGACCAGCCTGCTGCTGACCACTTTGCTGTGGGGCGAGCCGGATCCGCAGCGCCTGCCCTTCCTGGACCCGCCGCCGGCGGCCGCACTGGCGGAGGCACGCCGGCGGCTGATGAGCCTTGATGCCATCGACGCGGACGGGCGGGTGACCGAACATGGCCGGCAGATTGCCCGTCTGCCGCTGGAGCCCCGCCTGGCGCACATGCTGATCGAGGGCGCCGCGCGAGGGTTCGGCAGCGTCGCAGCCGAGGCTGCGTTACTGCTGACCGAGCGCGGGTTGGGCGGGAATGAGCCGGACCTGGAGCGGCGCTCGCAACGCTGGCGTGGTGATCGCGGCAAGCGCGCGGATGCGGCGCGTGGCTTGGCACGGCGGTGGGAACGACAGCTTCCTCCTTCCCGAGCTGATGGCGGCGATCGGCCGGCCCCGGACGTGAGCCGCGGCGAAGCACTCGCCATGTCCATCGCCCTCGCCTTCCCCGACCGTCTTTCTCGCCGCCGCGACGGGTCGGGCGAGCGCTGGCAGTCCGTCGGGGGACGCGGGTTCCGGCTCGACCCTTCTTCGTCCCTGTCATCCGCCAGCTGGCTTGCCGTCGCCGAAGTGGCGGGAAGCGCGGCGGGCGCGCGCATCCTGTCGGCCGCTGCACTGGACGAGGAGGCGGTCTTGGCGCTGTTCGGCGACCGCGTCGTGACGGGCCACGATGGCGTCTTCGATCCGGCCACGGGGGCGGTCACCCCGACCCGGTCACGTCGGCTGGGAAGCATCCGCCTGTCGAGCGGGCCCGACCCCAGACCAGACCCCGAAGCCATCGCCGCCGCTCTGGTCGAGGGCGTCAGGACGTACGGCCTCCACCTCCTGTCATGGGGAGAGACCGCGACCGCGCTGCGACACCGCGCCGCCTTCGCCGCGGCGCACGACCCCACCGTCCCGGCGCTCGACGACAGCACCTTGCTGCAGCGGCTCGATGAGTGGCTGCCGCCGCTCGTCGCGGGCAAGCGGCGGCTGTCCGATATCGGAGATGCCACCCTGCGCCAGGCGTTCGAGGGGCTGCTCGGTTACGAGGGCAAGCGCCACGTCGACCGGCTTGCACCGGTGGATTTCGTGTCGCCAGCCGGGAGCCACCACGCCATCGATTATGGCGCCGCGGGCGGGCCCGCCGTCGAGGTTCGGGCGCAGGCGCTGTACGGCCTCAGAAATCACCCGACGGTGGCTGGTGGACGAGTGCCGCTGACACTGGCGATCACCTCACCCGCGGGTCGTCCGATCCAGACCAGCCGCGACCTGCCGAGCTTCTGGGTGGGAAGCTGGCGCGAGGTCGCGAAGGAGATGCGCGGGCGCTATCCCCGCCATCCCTGGCCCGACGATCCGGCCAGCGCCGCGCCGACGCTCCGGGCCAAGCCGCGTTCTTGA
- the wecB gene encoding UDP-N-acetylglucosamine 2-epimerase (non-hydrolyzing), protein MSIHHIALVLGTRPEAIKVAPLALALEARGCRPHLFLSGQHPRLDLAGLGVGHLPADQLRCVPDPDPFAFARTVAVALAPRIGRSDLVMVQGDTSSALGGALAAHDADVPLAHVEAGLRSFDPALPWPEEENRVTIDRLSSLLFAPTKDNAENLAREQLAGEVHITGNTGIDALRRLVGSLPKRTGPPVGGLPRLLVTCHRRENWGLSFVPVALALLALARSPWIAIDVVLHPNKAMADTVRELLAGRPRINLLPPLDYRAMVMAMRRSSIILSDSGGVQEEAPALGVPLLILRSKTERPEGIRSGNSKLVGTDTRLIIEEVERLLEDSDAHAAMALPALPYGDGHAAERIADASLAWLDRRKRVERPRLIA, encoded by the coding sequence GTGTCGATTCACCATATTGCGCTTGTGCTCGGGACTCGTCCCGAGGCGATCAAGGTCGCGCCGCTTGCGCTCGCACTCGAAGCGCGCGGCTGTCGTCCGCACCTGTTCCTGTCGGGCCAGCATCCAAGGCTCGACCTGGCCGGACTCGGCGTCGGGCATCTGCCGGCCGACCAATTGCGCTGTGTCCCCGACCCGGATCCGTTCGCGTTCGCGCGAACCGTCGCGGTCGCGCTTGCCCCGCGGATCGGCCGGAGCGACCTGGTCATGGTTCAGGGCGATACTTCGTCGGCACTCGGCGGCGCGCTTGCCGCGCACGACGCCGACGTTCCGCTCGCCCATGTCGAGGCGGGCCTGCGCAGCTTTGATCCGGCGCTGCCCTGGCCAGAGGAAGAGAACCGGGTCACCATCGACCGGCTGTCGAGCCTGCTGTTTGCTCCGACAAAGGACAATGCCGAAAATCTCGCGCGCGAACAGTTGGCGGGCGAAGTGCACATCACAGGCAACACGGGGATCGACGCATTGCGGCGGCTCGTTGGATCGCTGCCCAAGCGAACCGGACCACCGGTCGGCGGTCTGCCGCGGCTGCTGGTGACCTGCCATCGGCGCGAGAATTGGGGACTGTCCTTCGTGCCCGTCGCGCTTGCGCTGCTCGCGCTCGCCCGGTCGCCGTGGATTGCGATCGACGTGGTACTTCACCCCAACAAGGCGATGGCCGACACCGTGCGTGAGCTGCTGGCCGGACGACCGCGGATCAACCTGCTGCCACCGCTCGACTATCGCGCGATGGTGATGGCCATGCGCCGCTCCTCCATCATCCTGAGCGACAGCGGTGGCGTCCAGGAAGAAGCGCCGGCACTGGGCGTGCCTCTGTTGATCCTGCGTAGCAAGACCGAACGGCCCGAAGGCATCCGAAGCGGCAACAGCAAGCTGGTCGGGACCGACACCAGGCTGATCATCGAGGAGGTCGAGCGGTTACTGGAGGACAGCGACGCGCATGCGGCGATGGCCTTGCCGGCCTTGCCCTATGGCGATGGCCATGCCGCCGAACGGATCGCCGATGCGAGCCTGGCCTGGCTCGACCGCCGGAAACGTGTGGAGCGGCCAAGGCTGATCGCGTGA
- a CDS encoding LacI family DNA-binding transcriptional regulator, whose protein sequence is MGRRRQAVTIKHVAADAGVSLQTVSRVINNEPGVRPEMKQRVQEAIDRLHYVPSIAAQRMSGSRSYLILALNDRDRTIADWRSREGVDWVDQMLLGGMTTAAAAGYRLMLELVDTHSDHVERELRSTIAALQPDGVILTPPHSDNPLITSLLAEQKISFARIGSRETDVGLSLLMDEEGAAAMATRHLLGLGHRRIAFIAGSPEYSLSGWRVEGWRKAMAEAGVGDGELLAEGDFSYASGERAAEALLALANQPTAIIASSDQMTLATMAVAKRRGITVPDQLSLISFDNTPLVRFVQPPLTAIDQPIAELAAKAVELIVIDQRNALHPEAPYVLEAGLVVRGSTQPPAGA, encoded by the coding sequence ATGGGGAGGCGGCGCCAGGCAGTAACGATCAAGCATGTGGCGGCCGACGCGGGGGTGTCGCTGCAGACAGTCAGCCGAGTCATCAATAACGAGCCCGGGGTTCGCCCCGAGATGAAGCAACGGGTGCAGGAGGCGATCGATCGCCTCCATTACGTGCCCTCGATTGCCGCACAACGGATGAGCGGATCGCGCTCCTACCTCATCCTGGCACTGAACGACCGCGACCGCACCATCGCCGACTGGCGCAGCCGCGAGGGCGTCGACTGGGTCGACCAGATGCTGCTGGGCGGCATGACGACGGCCGCCGCTGCTGGCTACCGCCTGATGCTGGAACTGGTCGACACCCATAGCGATCATGTGGAACGTGAGCTGCGCTCGACCATCGCGGCGCTTCAGCCAGACGGGGTGATCCTCACCCCGCCGCACAGCGACAACCCGCTGATCACCAGCCTGCTGGCCGAGCAGAAGATCAGCTTCGCGAGGATCGGTTCGCGGGAGACCGACGTCGGCCTATCGCTGCTGATGGACGAGGAAGGCGCGGCCGCCATGGCCACGCGCCACCTGCTCGGCCTCGGCCACCGCCGCATCGCCTTTATCGCCGGCTCGCCGGAGTATTCGCTCAGCGGCTGGCGGGTCGAGGGGTGGCGCAAGGCCATGGCAGAAGCCGGGGTTGGCGACGGTGAGCTGCTTGCCGAAGGTGACTTCAGCTACGCTTCCGGCGAGCGGGCAGCGGAAGCCCTGCTTGCGCTTGCCAACCAGCCGACGGCCATCATCGCGAGCAGCGACCAGATGACACTGGCGACGATGGCCGTCGCCAAGCGGCGGGGAATAACGGTTCCCGACCAGCTCTCGCTGATCAGTTTCGACAACACTCCCCTGGTGCGCTTCGTCCAGCCGCCGCTGACCGCCATCGACCAGCCTATCGCCGAACTCGCGGCCAAGGCCGTTGAGCTGATTGTCATCGATCAGCGAAACGCGCTGCACCCGGAAGCACCCTATGTGCTGGAGGCAGGCCTCGTCGTCCGCGGCTCCACGCAGCCGCCTGCAGGAGCCTGA
- a CDS encoding phosphodiesterase has translation MLIAQVTDIHLGFDRGNVYELNVRRLNLVIDQLNALQPRPDLLIVSGDLVEHGDDTHAYDHVHALLGRWEGPMLLGVGNHDGRAAFAAEFPMVERMGDGFVQYVSEQNGLRIIMLDTLDEGRHGGTFCEARAEWLAERLAEAPDMPTLLVLHHPPLDTGIPWMSALPHEGWVERLRAVVEPANQIVGMICGHVHRPIAATFAGKHLVVAPSTAPQVALDMDDVDPKHPDGRALIIADPPAFALHDWDGERLLTHFEIAGPRNVLASYNSNLQPMMREFLKERGTG, from the coding sequence ATGCTGATCGCCCAGGTCACCGACATCCACCTCGGTTTCGACCGTGGCAACGTGTACGAGCTCAACGTCCGCCGCCTCAACCTGGTCATCGATCAGTTGAACGCGCTTCAGCCAAGGCCCGACCTGCTGATTGTCAGCGGCGACCTGGTCGAGCATGGCGATGACACCCACGCCTATGACCATGTGCATGCGCTGCTTGGCCGCTGGGAAGGGCCGATGCTGCTGGGGGTTGGCAATCACGACGGCCGCGCCGCCTTTGCCGCCGAATTCCCCATGGTCGAGCGGATGGGCGATGGGTTCGTCCAATATGTGTCAGAGCAGAATGGTCTGCGGATCATCATGCTCGATACGCTGGACGAGGGGCGGCACGGCGGCACCTTCTGCGAGGCGCGCGCCGAGTGGCTGGCCGAGCGGCTGGCCGAGGCGCCAGACATGCCCACGCTGCTGGTGCTTCATCATCCGCCGCTCGACACCGGCATTCCGTGGATGAGCGCACTGCCTCACGAAGGTTGGGTCGAGCGGCTGCGCGCCGTGGTGGAGCCGGCTAACCAGATCGTCGGCATGATCTGCGGCCACGTCCATCGGCCGATTGCCGCCACCTTCGCGGGCAAGCATCTGGTGGTCGCGCCCTCCACCGCACCGCAGGTGGCGCTGGACATGGACGACGTCGATCCGAAGCACCCTGACGGCCGGGCGCTGATCATCGCCGACCCGCCCGCCTTTGCGCTCCACGACTGGGATGGCGAGCGCTTGCTCACGCACTTCGAGATTGCCGGCCCGCGCAATGTGCTGGCGAGCTACAACTCCAACCTGCAGCCGATGATGCGTGAGTTCCTCAAGGAGCGAGGAACGGGGTGA
- a CDS encoding ETC complex I subunit, with the protein MTTARIIEQDRKTTQSGRAKSGKWSLEFESGRAQAHDPLTGWVGAADTRTQVRLAFDSKEAAIAYCDKHGLNYHVVPAPPVKLKLQAYADNFR; encoded by the coding sequence ATGACCACCGCACGCATCATTGAGCAGGATCGCAAGACGACCCAGTCGGGCCGGGCCAAGAGCGGCAAGTGGAGCCTGGAATTCGAAAGCGGGCGGGCGCAGGCGCATGACCCGCTGACCGGCTGGGTCGGCGCGGCCGACACGCGGACTCAGGTCCGGCTGGCCTTCGACAGCAAGGAAGCGGCGATCGCCTACTGCGACAAGCATGGCCTGAACTATCATGTGGTGCCCGCGCCGCCGGTAAAGCTCAAGCTTCAGGCATACGCGGACAACTTTCGCTAG
- a CDS encoding tryptophan halogenase family protein, whose product MSASAWPLKRVVIAGGGTAGWMAAAAIARTLGHAVELTLVESEEIGTIGVGESTIPPLATFNRLLGIDEAEFMRATQATFKLGIQFENWRVPGEGYFHSFGATGTDHWSAGFQHFWLEGRARGLNRSYDDFCLELKAAEAGRFAHLPGDKMNYAYQLDSGLYARFLRKMAEAEGCRRVEGKIATVELNSESGDIASLVLADGQRIAGDLFLDCTGFRALLMEGALGVGFEDWTHWLPCDRAIAAQTRSVEPAVPFTRAMAHDAGWQWRIPLQHRTGNGIVYCSAFLNDDAAFERFEGVLTGPRLTEPNRLRFKAGARRAQWHRNCIAVGLSGGFMEPLESTSIHLIQRAVLRFLRMLPMGEVSPRDVAEFNEQQMTDMLQIRDFLILHYKATDRRDSAFWRQCAEMPIPDSLEQKMELFRETGRVFRKNEELFAENSWVQVMLGQGIVPRSWHPIATKLEDREMQGLFDNIGGTVARTVAGLPPHADYVAHYCGAAQANAA is encoded by the coding sequence ATGAGTGCCTCGGCCTGGCCACTGAAGCGGGTTGTGATCGCGGGCGGCGGGACCGCCGGCTGGATGGCCGCGGCTGCGATCGCGCGCACGCTCGGCCATGCGGTCGAGCTGACCCTGGTCGAGTCCGAGGAGATCGGCACCATCGGGGTGGGTGAGAGCACGATCCCTCCGCTTGCTACCTTCAATCGCCTGCTCGGCATCGACGAGGCCGAGTTCATGCGGGCCACGCAGGCGACCTTCAAGCTGGGCATCCAGTTCGAAAATTGGCGGGTACCCGGCGAGGGCTATTTCCATTCCTTCGGCGCGACCGGGACCGACCACTGGTCCGCGGGTTTCCAGCACTTCTGGCTGGAAGGACGCGCACGCGGGCTGAATCGCTCCTACGACGATTTCTGCCTGGAGCTGAAGGCGGCGGAGGCAGGCCGGTTCGCTCATCTCCCGGGCGACAAGATGAACTACGCCTACCAACTCGACAGCGGGCTCTACGCGCGCTTCCTGCGCAAGATGGCCGAGGCCGAGGGCTGCCGCCGGGTCGAGGGCAAGATCGCCACGGTCGAGCTTAATAGTGAGAGCGGCGACATCGCATCGCTGGTCCTGGCCGACGGTCAGCGGATCGCCGGCGACCTGTTCCTCGATTGCACGGGCTTTCGCGCATTGCTGATGGAGGGCGCGCTTGGCGTCGGGTTCGAGGACTGGACACACTGGCTGCCCTGCGATCGCGCCATCGCCGCGCAGACGCGCTCGGTCGAGCCGGCGGTTCCGTTCACCCGCGCCATGGCCCACGACGCCGGGTGGCAGTGGCGCATCCCGCTGCAGCACCGGACGGGCAACGGAATCGTCTATTGCAGCGCCTTCCTCAACGACGATGCGGCGTTCGAGCGGTTCGAAGGCGTGCTTACCGGTCCGCGGTTGACGGAGCCCAACCGGCTTCGCTTCAAGGCCGGCGCCCGCCGTGCACAATGGCACCGCAACTGCATCGCCGTGGGGCTGTCCGGCGGGTTCATGGAGCCGCTGGAATCGACCAGCATTCACCTTATTCAGCGCGCGGTTCTGCGTTTCCTGCGGATGCTTCCGATGGGTGAGGTCAGCCCGCGCGACGTCGCGGAGTTCAATGAGCAGCAGATGACCGACATGCTGCAGATTCGCGACTTCCTGATCCTCCATTACAAGGCCACCGATCGGCGCGACAGCGCCTTCTGGCGCCAGTGTGCGGAGATGCCGATCCCCGACAGCCTCGAGCAGAAGATGGAGCTGTTCCGCGAGACCGGGCGCGTCTTCCGCAAGAATGAGGAATTGTTCGCCGAGAACAGCTGGGTGCAGGTGATGCTCGGCCAGGGCATCGTGCCGAGGAGCTGGCATCCGATCGCAACCAAGCTCGAGGACCGCGAGATGCAGGGTTTGTTCGACAACATCGGCGGCACCGTCGCCCGCACGGTGGCGGGGCTCCCGCCCCACGCCGACTATGTCGCGCATTATTGTGGCGCGGCGCAGGCGAACGCCGCGTGA
- a CDS encoding polyprenyl synthetase family protein gives MTASLHDLRPTASPSLEPLVQLTAADMNAVNQVILSRMQSQVPLIPELAGHLIAGGGKRMRPMLTCASAALCDYTGSRHHKLAAAVEFIHTATLLHDDVVDGSGMRRGKRTANLIWGNPSSVLVGDFLFSRAFELMVEDGSLKVLKILSHASAVIAEGEVAQLTAQRQIATNEDTYLHIIEAKTAALFSAACKIAPVVAEAGDDAEQALEAFGRNLGIAFQLVDDAIDYTSEEATSGKSLGDDFREGKMTLPIILAYARGQEADRAFWREAVSGDRVSDDDLAHAIRLLRDTQAISDTLERARLYARRALDAIAGFSNGKARAALTEAVEFAVARAY, from the coding sequence GTGACTGCCTCTCTCCACGACCTCCGACCCACCGCCTCGCCCAGCCTCGAGCCGCTGGTCCAGCTGACCGCCGCCGACATGAATGCGGTCAATCAGGTGATCCTGTCGCGGATGCAGTCGCAGGTTCCGCTCATCCCGGAGCTGGCCGGTCATCTGATCGCCGGCGGCGGCAAGCGGATGCGGCCGATGCTGACCTGCGCGTCGGCGGCGCTGTGCGACTATACGGGTAGCCGGCACCACAAGCTGGCGGCGGCGGTGGAGTTCATCCACACCGCCACCCTGCTGCACGACGATGTGGTCGACGGTTCGGGCATGCGGCGCGGCAAGCGCACCGCCAACCTCATCTGGGGCAATCCGTCGAGCGTTCTGGTCGGCGATTTCCTGTTCAGCCGCGCCTTTGAGCTGATGGTCGAGGACGGGTCGCTCAAGGTCCTCAAGATCCTCAGCCACGCCAGCGCCGTCATCGCGGAAGGCGAAGTGGCGCAGCTGACGGCGCAACGCCAGATCGCGACCAACGAGGACACCTACCTCCACATCATCGAGGCCAAGACAGCCGCGCTCTTTTCCGCCGCTTGCAAGATTGCCCCAGTGGTTGCCGAAGCCGGCGACGACGCCGAACAGGCGCTGGAAGCATTCGGCCGGAACCTTGGCATCGCCTTCCAGCTGGTCGACGACGCCATCGACTACACCAGCGAAGAAGCGACCAGCGGCAAGAGCCTGGGCGACGACTTCCGCGAGGGCAAAATGACCTTGCCGATCATCCTCGCCTACGCCCGCGGACAGGAAGCCGACCGGGCCTTCTGGCGCGAGGCCGTGAGCGGCGACCGGGTCAGCGACGACGACCTGGCGCATGCGATCCGCCTGCTGCGCGACACGCAGGCGATCAGCGACACGCTGGAGCGCGCGCGACTCTACGCCCGCCGCGCGCTGGACGCGATTGCGGGCTTCTCCAACGGCAAGGCCCGCGCCGCGCTGACCGAAGCCGTCGAGTTCGCGGTGGCGCGCGCCTACTAG